From a region of the Corallococcus coralloides DSM 2259 genome:
- a CDS encoding 6-phosphofructokinase — MKVAVLTGGGDCPGLNAVIRAIVRRASEHGFEMMGLRDGWKGLLDDNHFRLTRETTSGILHRGGTILGTSRVNPFKVENGLERVKRAIERNGIHAVIAIGGEGTLSAATRMSQEGLRIVGVPKTIDNDLNGTDFTFGFDTAVHIATEAVDRLHSTAESHKRVIVCEVMGRHVGWIATYAGIAGGADVILVPEIPADLEAVAQHLQRRHAGGRSFSIVVVAEGTRIKMSADQNEQLVTTGALDEAGRPRLGGVGNIVASEIERRTGFETRVSVLGHIQRGGAPTAHDRVLATRFGVHACDMVARGEFGKMAALRGNEIVSEQLAEATRELKRVPKEFFEVAQVFFG; from the coding sequence ATGAAAGTCGCCGTGCTCACCGGCGGGGGTGATTGCCCCGGCCTCAATGCGGTCATCCGCGCCATTGTCCGCCGTGCCAGCGAGCACGGCTTCGAGATGATGGGCCTGCGTGATGGATGGAAGGGCCTGCTGGACGACAACCACTTCCGCCTCACGCGGGAGACCACCTCCGGCATCCTCCACCGGGGTGGCACCATCCTGGGCACCTCGCGCGTCAACCCGTTCAAGGTGGAGAACGGCCTGGAGCGCGTGAAGCGCGCCATCGAACGCAATGGCATCCACGCGGTCATCGCCATTGGCGGCGAGGGCACCCTGTCCGCCGCCACGCGCATGTCCCAGGAGGGCCTGCGCATCGTCGGCGTGCCGAAGACCATCGACAACGACCTCAACGGCACGGACTTCACGTTCGGGTTCGACACCGCGGTCCACATCGCGACGGAGGCCGTGGACCGGCTGCACTCCACCGCGGAGTCGCACAAGCGCGTCATCGTCTGCGAGGTGATGGGCCGTCACGTCGGCTGGATCGCCACCTACGCGGGCATCGCCGGCGGCGCGGACGTCATCCTCGTCCCGGAGATTCCCGCGGACCTGGAGGCCGTCGCGCAGCACCTCCAGCGCCGGCACGCGGGCGGGCGCTCCTTCTCCATCGTGGTGGTGGCGGAAGGCACGCGCATCAAGATGTCCGCGGACCAGAACGAGCAGCTCGTCACCACGGGCGCCCTGGACGAAGCGGGCCGTCCGCGCCTGGGCGGCGTGGGCAACATCGTCGCGTCGGAGATTGAGCGGCGCACCGGCTTCGAGACGCGCGTCTCCGTGCTGGGCCACATCCAGCGCGGCGGCGCCCCCACGGCGCACGACCGCGTGCTCGCCACCCGGTTCGGCGTGCATGCGTGCGACATGGTGGCCCGGGGCGAGTTCGGCAAGATGGCCGCCCTGCGCGGCAACGAAATCGTCAGCGAGCAGCTGGCCGAAGCCACCCGCGAGCTCAAGCGCGTGCCCAAGGAGTTCTTCGAGGTCGCGCAGGTTTTCTTCGGCTGA